A genomic stretch from Streptomyces venezuelae ATCC 10712 includes:
- a CDS encoding FAD-dependent monooxygenase produces the protein MTEPRRAGAPAPESPDAPDTPVLLDADVVVIGAGPTGLMLAGELRLGGADVIVLESRETPTTESRASTLHARTMELLDDRGLLTPLGTPPSEPRGHFGGIPLDLTLPGRHPGQWKVEQTRTEALLQEWATGLGADVRRGHTLRSLTVTETYAEAGATGPGGRDVRVRARYAVGCDGERSTVRALAGAEFPGQEARRELLRADVAGIDVPDRRFQRLPGGLAVAACRNGVTRVMVHEFGRPAVARTGEPEFAEVVDVWKRVTGEDISGGTPLWVNSFHDANRQLTRYRDGRVLWAGDAAHQQMPIGGQALNLGLQDAVNLGWKLAAVVRGTAPDGLLDTYHDERHAVGRQVLGNIRAQALLLLGGPEAEPVRSLLGPLIALDDVRAHLAGKVSGLDIRYGAGAADVHPLTGTRLPRTALVDDGREAVDPSLRAGQGLFLTLDPSGTGPGTGAAAAAAWAGRVGTAVARPVPGGVLDGLDAVLVRPDGYLAWTSADGAGPEAALHRWFGAPTHL, from the coding sequence ATGACGGAGCCCCGCCGGGCAGGAGCGCCCGCACCGGAGTCCCCGGACGCCCCGGACACCCCGGTCCTCCTGGACGCCGACGTCGTCGTCATCGGCGCCGGGCCCACCGGCCTGATGCTCGCCGGCGAACTGCGGCTCGGCGGCGCGGACGTGATCGTCCTGGAGAGCCGGGAGACCCCCACCACCGAGTCCCGGGCCTCCACGCTGCACGCCCGCACGATGGAACTGCTCGACGACCGCGGGCTGCTCACCCCGCTCGGCACTCCGCCGTCGGAGCCCCGCGGGCACTTCGGCGGCATCCCGCTCGACCTGACCCTGCCCGGTCGGCACCCCGGGCAGTGGAAGGTCGAGCAGACCCGGACCGAGGCGCTGCTCCAGGAGTGGGCCACCGGCCTCGGGGCCGACGTCCGACGCGGCCACACCCTGCGCTCCCTCACGGTGACGGAGACGTACGCCGAGGCCGGAGCCACCGGCCCCGGCGGCCGTGACGTGCGCGTGCGGGCCCGGTACGCCGTGGGCTGCGACGGGGAGCGGAGCACCGTACGGGCCCTGGCCGGGGCGGAGTTCCCCGGCCAGGAGGCCCGGCGCGAACTGCTCCGGGCCGATGTGGCCGGGATCGACGTCCCCGACCGGCGCTTCCAGCGGCTGCCCGGCGGACTGGCCGTCGCCGCGTGCCGCAACGGCGTCACCCGGGTCATGGTCCACGAGTTCGGCAGGCCCGCCGTGGCCAGGACCGGCGAGCCGGAGTTCGCCGAGGTCGTGGACGTGTGGAAGCGGGTCACGGGGGAGGACATCAGCGGCGGCACGCCGCTCTGGGTGAACTCCTTCCACGACGCCAACCGGCAGCTCACCCGCTACCGGGACGGGCGCGTCCTGTGGGCGGGGGACGCCGCCCACCAGCAGATGCCGATCGGCGGCCAGGCCCTCAACCTGGGGCTCCAGGACGCCGTCAACCTCGGCTGGAAGCTCGCCGCCGTGGTCCGCGGCACGGCGCCGGACGGGCTGCTCGACACCTACCACGACGAGCGGCACGCCGTCGGCCGCCAGGTCCTCGGCAACATCAGGGCCCAGGCCCTGCTGCTCCTCGGCGGGCCCGAGGCGGAGCCCGTCCGCTCCCTCCTCGGCCCGCTCATCGCCCTGGACGACGTGCGGGCGCACCTGGCCGGCAAGGTCTCAGGACTCGACATCCGGTACGGGGCCGGGGCGGCGGACGTGCATCCGCTGACCGGCACCCGGCTGCCCCGCACGGCCCTCGTGGACGACGGCCGCGAGGCCGTCGACCCGTCGCTGCGGGCCGGCCAGGGCCTGTTCCTGACGCTGGACCCGAGCGGCACCGGGCCCGGGACCGGAGCGGCGGCGGCCGCCGCCTGGGCCGGCCGGGTCGGCACCGCCGTGGCCAGGCCCGTGCCCGGCGGCGTCCTCGACGGACTCGACGCCGTCCTCGTACGGCCCGACGGCTACCTCGCCTGGACCTCGGCCGACGGCGCGGGACCGGAAGCGGCCCTGCACCGCTGGTTCGGCGCCCCCACCCACCTCTGA
- the fabG gene encoding 3-oxoacyl-ACP reductase FabG, translating into MSQQEKQEKRVALVTGATSGIGLAVARLLASQNHRVFLGARNAENVAATVKQLQDEGLEVDGTTLDVRSGEDVKAFVQAAVDRFGTVDVLVNNAGRSGGGVTADIADELWNDVIDTNLNSVFRLTREALTTGGMREKSRGRIINIASTAGKQGVVLGAPYSASKHGVVGFTKALGNELAPTGITVNAVCPGYVETPMAQRVRQGYAAAYETSEDAILEKFQSKIPLGRYSTPEEVAGLVGYLASDTAASITSQALNVCGGLGNF; encoded by the coding sequence ATGTCCCAGCAGGAGAAGCAGGAGAAGAGGGTCGCCCTCGTCACCGGAGCCACCAGTGGCATCGGCCTCGCCGTCGCCCGGCTCCTGGCGTCCCAGAACCACCGGGTGTTCCTCGGTGCCCGCAACGCCGAGAACGTCGCCGCCACCGTCAAGCAGCTCCAGGACGAGGGCCTTGAGGTCGACGGCACCACCCTCGACGTGCGCTCCGGCGAGGACGTCAAGGCCTTCGTCCAGGCCGCCGTCGACCGCTTCGGCACCGTCGACGTCCTCGTGAACAACGCGGGCCGCAGCGGCGGCGGCGTCACCGCCGACATCGCCGACGAGCTGTGGAACGACGTCATCGACACCAACCTCAACAGCGTCTTCCGGCTCACCCGCGAGGCCCTGACCACCGGCGGCATGCGCGAGAAGTCCCGCGGCCGGATCATCAACATCGCCTCGACCGCCGGCAAGCAGGGCGTCGTCCTCGGCGCCCCCTACTCGGCCTCGAAGCACGGCGTCGTCGGCTTCACCAAGGCCCTCGGCAACGAGCTCGCCCCGACCGGCATCACCGTCAACGCGGTCTGCCCCGGTTACGTCGAGACGCCGATGGCCCAGCGCGTCCGCCAGGGCTACGCCGCCGCGTACGAGACCTCCGAGGACGCCATCCTCGAGAAGTTCCAGTCGAAGATCCCGCTCGGCCGCTACTCCACGCCCGAGGAGGTCGCCGGTCTCGTCGGCTACCTGGCCTCCGACACCGCGGCCTCCATCACCTCGCAGGCGCTCAACGTCTGCGGCGGCCTGGGCAACTTCTGA
- a CDS encoding acetyl/propionyl/methylcrotonyl-CoA carboxylase subunit alpha produces MRKVLIANRGEIAVRVARACRDAGIGSVAVYAEPDRDALHVRAADEAFALGGDTPATSYLDMAKVLQAAADSGADAVHPGYGFLSENAEFAQAVLDAGLTWIGPPPQAIRDLGDKVAARHIAQRAGAPLVAGTPDPVSGADEVVAFAEEHGLPIAIKAAFGGGGRGLKVARTLEEVPELYDSAVREAVAAFGRGECFVERYLDKPRHVETQCLADQHGNVVVVSTRDCSLQRRHQKLVEEAPAPFLSEAQNAELYAASKAILKEAGYVGAGTVEFLVGTDGTISFLEVNTRLQVEHPVTEEVTGIDLVREMFRIADGEELGYGDPEIRGHSFEFRINGEDPGRGFLPAPGTVTEFTPPTGPGVRLDAGVESGSVIGPAWDSLLAKLIVTGASREQALQRAARALAEFRVEGMATAIPFHQAVVTDPDFTADPFRVHTRWIETEFVNEIKPFAPAGAEADEDEAGRETIVVEVGGKRLEVSLPSSLGMTLARTGLAAGAKPKRRAAKKSGPAASGDTLASPMQGTIVKVAVEEGQEVKEGDLIVVLEAMKMEQPLNAHRSGTVKGLTAEVGASVTSGATICDIKD; encoded by the coding sequence GTGCGCAAGGTGCTCATCGCCAACCGTGGCGAAATCGCTGTCCGTGTGGCCCGGGCGTGCCGGGACGCGGGTATCGGCAGCGTGGCCGTGTACGCCGAGCCGGACCGGGATGCTCTGCATGTCCGGGCGGCTGACGAGGCGTTCGCTCTGGGCGGTGACACTCCGGCGACCAGTTATCTGGACATGGCGAAGGTGTTGCAGGCCGCCGCGGACTCGGGTGCGGACGCGGTCCACCCCGGTTACGGGTTCCTTTCGGAGAACGCGGAGTTCGCGCAGGCGGTCCTCGACGCGGGTCTGACGTGGATCGGTCCGCCGCCGCAGGCGATCCGGGATCTGGGTGACAAGGTGGCGGCCCGTCACATCGCCCAGCGTGCCGGGGCCCCGCTGGTGGCCGGCACGCCCGACCCGGTCTCGGGTGCGGACGAGGTCGTGGCGTTCGCCGAGGAGCACGGTCTGCCGATCGCGATCAAGGCGGCGTTCGGTGGCGGTGGCCGTGGTCTGAAGGTGGCGCGGACGCTGGAGGAGGTCCCGGAGCTGTACGACTCCGCGGTCCGTGAGGCGGTGGCGGCGTTCGGGCGGGGCGAGTGCTTCGTGGAGCGGTACCTGGACAAGCCGCGGCACGTGGAGACGCAGTGCCTGGCCGACCAGCACGGCAACGTGGTCGTCGTCTCGACGCGTGACTGCTCGCTGCAGCGCCGTCACCAGAAGCTGGTGGAGGAGGCTCCGGCGCCGTTCCTGTCGGAGGCTCAGAACGCGGAGCTGTACGCGGCGTCGAAGGCGATCCTGAAGGAGGCCGGTTACGTCGGTGCCGGCACGGTGGAGTTCCTCGTCGGCACGGACGGCACGATCTCGTTCCTCGAGGTCAACACCCGTCTGCAGGTGGAGCACCCGGTGACGGAGGAGGTCACGGGGATCGACCTGGTGCGGGAGATGTTCCGGATCGCGGACGGTGAGGAGCTCGGCTACGGCGACCCGGAGATCCGGGGTCACTCCTTCGAGTTCCGGATCAACGGTGAGGACCCGGGCCGTGGTTTCCTCCCGGCGCCCGGCACCGTCACCGAGTTCACGCCGCCGACCGGTCCGGGTGTCCGCCTCGACGCGGGTGTGGAGTCGGGTTCCGTGATCGGCCCCGCGTGGGACTCGCTGCTTGCGAAGCTGATCGTGACCGGTGCGAGCCGTGAGCAGGCGCTGCAGCGTGCGGCGCGTGCGCTGGCGGAGTTCCGCGTCGAGGGCATGGCGACCGCGATCCCCTTCCACCAGGCGGTGGTGACCGACCCGGACTTCACCGCGGACCCGTTCCGGGTGCACACGCGGTGGATCGAGACGGAGTTCGTCAACGAGATCAAGCCGTTCGCGCCGGCGGGCGCGGAGGCGGACGAGGACGAGGCCGGCCGCGAGACGATCGTGGTCGAGGTCGGCGGCAAGCGTCTTGAGGTCTCCCTGCCGTCCTCGCTCGGGATGACGCTGGCCCGGACGGGTCTTGCGGCGGGTGCGAAGCCGAAGCGGCGGGCGGCGAAGAAGTCCGGCCCGGCCGCCTCGGGTGACACCCTCGCCTCCCCGATGCAGGGCACGATCGTGAAGGTCGCGGTCGAGGAGGGCCAGGAGGTCAAGGAAGGCGATCTGATCGTCGTCCTGGAGGCCATGAAGATGGAACAGCCCCTCAACGCCCACCGCTCCGGCACCGTGAAGGGCCTGACCGCCGAAGTCGGCGCGTCCGTCACCTCCGGCGCCACCATCTGCGACATCAAGGACTGA
- a CDS encoding TcmI family type II polyketide cyclase, translating to MHSTLIVARMEPGSSTDVAKLFAEFDASEMPHLMGTRRRQLFSYRGLYFHLQDFDADNGGELIERAKTDPRFVGISEDLKPFIEAYDPATWRSPADAMATRFYNWEANA from the coding sequence ATGCACAGCACTCTGATCGTGGCCCGAATGGAACCCGGATCGAGCACCGACGTGGCGAAGCTGTTCGCCGAATTCGACGCCTCCGAGATGCCGCATCTCATGGGGACGCGACGCCGTCAGCTGTTCTCGTACCGCGGCCTCTACTTCCACCTCCAGGACTTCGACGCCGACAACGGCGGCGAGCTCATCGAGCGGGCCAAGACCGACCCCCGCTTCGTGGGCATCAGCGAGGACCTGAAGCCGTTCATCGAGGCCTACGACCCGGCCACCTGGCGCTCGCCCGCCGACGCCATGGCCACCCGCTTCTACAACTGGGAGGCGAACGCGTGA
- a CDS encoding antibiotic biosynthesis monooxygenase family protein gives MPLINPEDGYLTVFNLFETETYDGQARVVDEMKDIVDNATYPGWISSTVHAGVDTPGTLNYIQWRSLADLEARYQGQKFQKKTVPLFDQLATSVKLLKTELVHAQHHPDLGAAAEVSPERDDYAVFILFEVKPDQQQELLDTLAKPDEWIKTVPGYRSHGYYRGIDGTYVVNYAQWESKELYEAFHTLPEEQRPADIREGRLRARSLVTSRWANSFRAVHSRSAE, from the coding sequence ATGCCTCTGATCAACCCCGAAGACGGCTACCTGACCGTCTTCAACCTCTTCGAGACCGAGACCTACGACGGTCAGGCCCGCGTCGTCGACGAGATGAAGGACATCGTCGACAACGCCACGTACCCCGGCTGGATCTCCTCCACCGTGCACGCCGGCGTCGACACCCCGGGCACCCTCAACTACATCCAGTGGCGCAGCCTCGCCGACCTGGAGGCGCGCTACCAGGGGCAGAAGTTCCAGAAGAAGACCGTGCCGCTCTTCGACCAGCTCGCCACCTCCGTGAAGCTGCTCAAGACGGAGCTCGTGCACGCCCAGCACCACCCCGACCTGGGCGCCGCCGCCGAGGTCTCGCCCGAGCGCGACGACTACGCCGTCTTCATCCTCTTCGAGGTGAAGCCGGACCAGCAGCAGGAGCTCCTGGACACCCTCGCCAAGCCCGACGAGTGGATCAAGACCGTCCCGGGCTACCGCTCGCACGGCTACTACCGCGGCATCGACGGCACGTACGTCGTCAACTACGCCCAGTGGGAGAGCAAGGAGCTCTACGAGGCCTTCCACACCCTGCCCGAGGAGCAGCGCCCCGCCGACATCCGCGAGGGCCGGCTGCGCGCCCGCTCCCTCGTCACCTCCCGCTGGGCCAACTCCTTCCGCGCGGTCCACTCGCGCTCGGCGGAGTGA
- a CDS encoding ketosynthase chain-length factor produces MSASVVVTGLGVAAPNGLGREDFWASTLGGKSGIGRLTRFDPTGYPARLAGEVPGFAAEEHLPSRLLPQTDRMTRLALVAADWALADAGVRPEEQDDFDMGVVTASASGGFEFGQGELQKLWSQGSQYVSAYQSFAWFYAVNSGQISIRNGMKGPSGVVVSDQAGGLDAVAQARRQIRKGTRLIVSGGVDASLCPWGWVAQLASDRLSTSEEPARAYLPFDREAQGHVPGEGGAILVMEAAEAARERGARIYGEIAGYGSTFDPRPGSGREPGLRKAIELALADAGAAPGDIDVVFADAAAVPELDRVEAEALNAVFGTGAVPVTAPKTMTGRLYSGAAPLDLAAAFLAMDEGVIPPTVNVEPDAAYGLDLVVGGPRTAEVNTALVIARGHGGFNSAMVVRSAN; encoded by the coding sequence ATGAGCGCGTCCGTGGTGGTGACCGGCCTCGGTGTCGCCGCACCCAACGGCCTGGGCCGCGAGGACTTCTGGGCCTCGACCCTCGGCGGGAAGAGCGGCATCGGCCGCCTCACCCGCTTCGACCCCACCGGCTACCCGGCGCGCCTCGCCGGCGAGGTGCCCGGCTTCGCCGCCGAGGAGCACCTGCCGAGCCGGCTGCTGCCGCAGACCGACCGGATGACCCGCCTCGCGCTGGTCGCCGCGGACTGGGCGCTGGCCGACGCGGGCGTCCGCCCCGAGGAGCAGGACGACTTCGACATGGGCGTGGTCACGGCCAGCGCCTCCGGCGGCTTCGAGTTCGGCCAGGGCGAGCTGCAGAAGCTGTGGAGCCAGGGCAGCCAGTACGTCAGCGCGTACCAGTCCTTCGCCTGGTTCTACGCCGTCAACAGCGGCCAGATCTCCATCCGCAACGGCATGAAGGGCCCCAGCGGCGTGGTCGTCAGCGACCAGGCCGGCGGTCTGGACGCCGTCGCGCAGGCCCGCCGACAGATCCGCAAGGGCACCCGGCTCATCGTCTCCGGTGGCGTCGACGCCTCGCTCTGCCCCTGGGGCTGGGTGGCGCAGCTCGCCTCCGACCGGCTCAGCACCAGCGAGGAGCCCGCCCGGGCGTACCTGCCCTTCGACCGCGAAGCCCAGGGCCACGTGCCCGGCGAGGGTGGGGCGATCCTCGTCATGGAGGCCGCCGAGGCGGCCCGGGAGCGCGGGGCCCGGATCTACGGCGAGATCGCCGGATACGGCTCCACCTTCGACCCCCGGCCGGGCAGCGGGCGCGAGCCCGGCCTGCGCAAGGCCATCGAACTCGCCCTGGCCGACGCCGGAGCGGCACCCGGTGACATCGACGTCGTCTTCGCGGACGCGGCCGCCGTCCCCGAGCTCGACCGCGTCGAGGCCGAGGCCCTCAACGCCGTCTTCGGCACCGGCGCCGTCCCGGTCACCGCGCCCAAGACGATGACCGGCCGGCTGTACTCCGGCGCCGCGCCGCTCGACCTGGCCGCCGCGTTCCTCGCGATGGACGAGGGCGTCATCCCGCCCACCGTCAACGTCGAGCCGGACGCCGCGTACGGCCTCGACCTGGTCGTCGGCGGGCCCCGTACCGCCGAGGTGAACACCGCCCTGGTGATCGCCCGCGGTCACGGCGGCTTCAACTCCGCGATGGTCGTCCGTTCCGCGAACTGA
- a CDS encoding aromatase/cyclase, with protein MTTREVEHEITVAAPAQAVYRLIAEVENWPRIFPPTLYVDHVERGEREERIRIWATANGAPKNWTSKRTLDPDNLRITFRQEVSTPPVAAMGGTWIIEPVSATESRIRLLHDYRAIDDDPEGLKWIDEAVDRNSRSELAALKTNVELAHASEEITFSFEDTVQIDGSAKDAYDFVNEANLWPERLPHVATVRFEEETPGLQSLEMDTRAKDGSTHTTKSYRVTFPHHRIAYKQITLPALMTLHTGYWTFEENEDGVAASSQHTVVLNTENIARILGADATVADAREYVQTALSTNSRATLGYAKAYAEGKR; from the coding sequence ATGACGACCCGTGAGGTCGAGCACGAGATCACCGTCGCGGCCCCGGCCCAGGCCGTGTACCGGCTGATCGCCGAGGTGGAGAACTGGCCGCGGATCTTCCCGCCCACCCTCTACGTCGACCACGTCGAGCGCGGCGAGCGGGAGGAGCGCATCCGGATCTGGGCGACCGCCAACGGCGCCCCGAAGAACTGGACGTCCAAGCGGACCCTGGACCCGGACAACCTCCGGATCACCTTCCGCCAGGAGGTCTCCACCCCGCCGGTCGCCGCCATGGGCGGCACCTGGATCATCGAGCCGGTCTCCGCGACCGAGTCCCGGATCCGCCTGCTGCACGACTACCGGGCGATCGACGACGACCCCGAGGGCCTGAAGTGGATCGACGAGGCCGTCGACCGCAACTCGCGCTCCGAGCTCGCCGCCCTCAAGACCAACGTCGAACTCGCCCACGCCTCCGAGGAGATCACCTTCTCCTTCGAGGACACCGTGCAGATCGACGGCTCCGCCAAGGACGCCTACGACTTCGTCAACGAGGCGAACCTCTGGCCGGAGCGGCTGCCGCACGTCGCCACCGTGCGCTTCGAGGAGGAGACCCCGGGCCTGCAGAGCCTGGAGATGGACACCCGGGCCAAGGACGGCTCCACCCACACGACGAAGTCGTACCGGGTGACCTTCCCGCACCACCGGATCGCCTACAAGCAGATCACCCTGCCGGCGCTCATGACCCTGCACACCGGCTACTGGACGTTCGAGGAGAACGAGGACGGCGTCGCCGCCTCCTCGCAGCACACGGTCGTCCTCAACACCGAGAACATCGCCCGGATCCTCGGCGCCGACGCCACCGTCGCCGACGCCCGCGAGTACGTGCAGACGGCGCTCAGCACCAACAGCCGGGCCACCCTCGGGTACGCCAAGGCCTACGCCGAGGGCAAGCGCTGA
- a CDS encoding response regulator transcription factor produces the protein MSVDTSARGGPVTAAGWRVLVVESCGKEGEGLVQGLRRHGHEVDRVETGGAALQAYEEADLVLIDLELPDLDGLEVCRGIRSAGDVPVIAVTSRGSELDRVLGLQAGADDYLVKPYGFRELMARMEAVMRRARPRPSTARTITRGPLHIDAAARQVTLDGQDVDLTRKEFDLLYLLASHPDTVIPRKQLMQQVWGDSWSRRTVDTHVSSLRNKLGASDWVITIRGVGFRFGRG, from the coding sequence GTGAGCGTGGACACATCGGCGAGGGGCGGCCCGGTCACCGCGGCCGGCTGGCGCGTCCTGGTCGTGGAGAGCTGCGGCAAGGAGGGGGAGGGGCTCGTACAGGGGCTCCGCCGGCACGGCCACGAGGTCGACCGGGTGGAGACGGGGGGCGCCGCCCTCCAGGCCTACGAAGAGGCCGACTTGGTCCTGATCGACCTCGAACTGCCCGACCTGGACGGCTTGGAGGTCTGCCGCGGCATCCGGTCCGCCGGGGACGTGCCGGTGATCGCCGTGACGAGCCGCGGCAGCGAACTCGACCGCGTCCTCGGCCTCCAGGCCGGCGCGGACGACTACCTGGTGAAGCCCTACGGCTTCCGTGAACTGATGGCCCGGATGGAGGCCGTCATGCGCCGGGCCCGGCCCCGGCCCTCCACCGCCCGCACGATCACCCGCGGACCGCTGCACATCGACGCGGCCGCCCGGCAGGTCACGCTCGACGGCCAGGACGTCGACCTGACCCGCAAGGAGTTCGACCTCCTCTATCTGCTCGCCTCCCACCCCGACACGGTCATCCCGCGCAAGCAGTTGATGCAGCAGGTGTGGGGGGACTCCTGGTCGAGGCGGACCGTCGACACCCATGTGAGCAGCCTGCGCAACAAGCTCGGCGCCAGCGACTGGGTGATCACCATCCGAGGCGTGGGTTTCCGCTTCGGCCGCGGCTGA
- a CDS encoding acyl carrier protein gives MSSKTFTLDDLKRILREGAGADEGVDLDGDILDTHFETLGYESLALLETGSRIEREYSITLDDDVLSDADTPRALIEAVNAHLSAVAAA, from the coding sequence ATGAGCAGCAAGACCTTCACCCTCGACGACCTCAAGCGGATCCTGCGCGAGGGCGCCGGCGCCGACGAGGGCGTCGACCTCGACGGCGACATCCTCGACACCCACTTCGAGACGCTCGGCTACGAGTCGCTCGCCCTGCTGGAGACCGGCAGCCGCATCGAGCGCGAGTACTCCATCACCCTCGACGACGACGTGCTGTCCGACGCCGACACCCCGCGCGCCCTCATCGAGGCCGTCAACGCGCACCTGTCGGCCGTCGCCGCCGCCTGA
- a CDS encoding beta-ketoacyl-[acyl-carrier-protein] synthase family protein gives MTARRVVITGIEVLAPGGTGSKAFWNLLSEGRTATRGITFFDPTPFRSRVAAEIDFDPEAHGLSPQEIRRMDRAAQFAVVAARGAVADSGIDLAAHDPYRVGVTVGSAVGATMGLDEEYRVVSDGGRLDLVDHAYAVPHLYDYMVPSSFSAEVAWAVGAEGPNTVVSTGCTSGLDSVGYAVELIREGSADVMIAGSSDAPISPITMACFDAIKATTNRYDDPAHASRPFDGTRNGFVLGEGAAVFVLEELESARARGAHIYAEIAGYATRSNAYHMTGLRPDGAEMAEAIRVALDEARMNPTEIDYINAHGSGTKQNDRHETAAFKKSLGDHAYRTPVSSIKSMVGHSLGAIGSIEIAASALAMEHNVVPPTANLHTPDPECDLDYVPLVAREQLTDSVLTVGSGFGGFQSAMVLARPERKIA, from the coding sequence GTGACCGCGCGACGCGTCGTCATCACCGGCATCGAGGTCCTCGCCCCCGGTGGCACCGGATCCAAGGCCTTCTGGAACCTGCTCAGCGAGGGCCGCACGGCCACCCGGGGCATCACCTTCTTCGACCCGACGCCGTTCCGCTCCCGGGTCGCCGCCGAGATCGACTTCGACCCGGAGGCCCACGGCCTCAGCCCGCAGGAGATCCGCCGCATGGACCGGGCCGCCCAGTTCGCGGTGGTCGCCGCGCGCGGCGCGGTCGCCGACAGCGGCATCGACCTGGCCGCCCACGACCCGTACCGCGTCGGCGTCACCGTCGGCAGCGCCGTCGGCGCCACCATGGGCCTCGACGAGGAGTACCGGGTCGTCAGCGACGGCGGCCGGCTCGACCTCGTCGACCACGCCTACGCGGTGCCGCACCTCTACGACTACATGGTGCCCAGCTCCTTCTCCGCCGAGGTCGCCTGGGCCGTCGGCGCCGAGGGCCCCAACACCGTGGTCTCCACCGGCTGCACCTCCGGCCTCGACTCCGTCGGCTACGCCGTGGAGCTGATCCGCGAGGGCTCCGCCGACGTCATGATCGCCGGTTCCTCGGACGCCCCGATCTCCCCGATCACGATGGCCTGCTTCGACGCCATCAAGGCGACCACCAACCGGTACGACGACCCGGCGCACGCCTCCCGGCCCTTCGACGGCACCCGCAACGGCTTCGTGCTCGGCGAGGGCGCGGCCGTCTTCGTCCTGGAGGAGCTGGAGAGCGCCCGGGCCCGCGGCGCCCACATCTACGCCGAGATCGCCGGCTACGCCACCCGCAGCAACGCGTACCACATGACCGGTCTGCGGCCGGACGGCGCGGAGATGGCGGAGGCGATCCGGGTCGCGCTCGACGAGGCGCGGATGAACCCCACCGAGATCGACTACATCAACGCGCACGGCTCCGGCACCAAGCAGAACGACCGCCACGAGACCGCAGCGTTCAAGAAGAGCCTCGGGGACCACGCGTACCGCACCCCGGTCAGCTCCATCAAGTCGATGGTCGGGCACTCCCTCGGTGCCATCGGCTCCATCGAGATCGCCGCCTCGGCCCTGGCCATGGAGCACAACGTGGTCCCGCCGACGGCGAACCTGCACACCCCGGACCCCGAGTGCGACCTGGACTACGTCCCGCTCGTCGCCCGCGAGCAGCTCACGGACTCGGTCCTGACCGTCGGCAGCGGATTCGGCGGCTTCCAGAGCGCCATGGTCCTGGCCCGTCCCGAGAGGAAGATCGCATGA